Proteins encoded together in one Vibrio metoecus window:
- a CDS encoding ABC transporter substrate-binding protein gives MRWWMGLVWCFCMPTWADDVLVIQSYHSGYAWDASYIQGLKEGIKPSHQLHFFEMNTKRIPVREFSAAAERAFQTYQTLKPKLVVLGDDNALYYLLPKLYNEPISIVFLGINSNPRELLDEYSGIAQVTGILEQPLFVKNMAEIGRLLPQDKHRVLVLFDSGNTSKIALEYMQSQYALIKKNLGLDVEIRAIEKEVQWHDAIEQAPQQGYGAVIVGLYQTLIDDTGRHIPAENILSWTNQHSRLPLFGFWDFSVGKGKAAGGVVLFGLEQGEMAAELVTRILDKQEPAKYIPIQINRQGRGVYQPEEFARWGLTPPKDWWPIKD, from the coding sequence ATGCGTTGGTGGATGGGGTTAGTCTGGTGTTTTTGCATGCCTACATGGGCAGATGATGTGTTGGTGATCCAAAGTTATCACTCGGGTTATGCTTGGGATGCGAGTTATATCCAAGGTTTAAAAGAAGGAATAAAGCCCTCGCACCAACTGCACTTTTTTGAAATGAATACCAAGCGGATCCCGGTGCGAGAATTCAGTGCAGCCGCGGAGCGGGCTTTTCAAACCTATCAGACGCTAAAACCCAAGCTTGTAGTCCTTGGCGATGACAACGCACTGTATTATCTTTTGCCCAAACTGTATAACGAGCCGATCTCGATTGTGTTTCTCGGCATTAACTCAAATCCAAGAGAGTTGCTGGACGAGTATTCGGGGATTGCTCAAGTGACGGGAATTTTAGAACAGCCTCTGTTTGTAAAAAATATGGCAGAGATTGGCCGTTTATTACCGCAAGATAAGCATCGCGTGCTGGTTTTATTCGACTCGGGTAATACTTCAAAAATTGCTTTGGAGTATATGCAAAGTCAATATGCGCTGATCAAGAAAAACCTAGGGTTGGATGTGGAAATCCGAGCGATTGAGAAAGAAGTGCAGTGGCACGATGCCATTGAACAAGCCCCTCAACAAGGTTATGGCGCGGTTATCGTCGGCTTATATCAGACTCTGATTGATGATACAGGGCGTCATATCCCTGCGGAAAATATCCTCAGTTGGACCAATCAACATTCTCGGTTACCTTTATTTGGATTTTGGGATTTCTCCGTCGGTAAAGGTAAAGCCGCGGGTGGGGTCGTATTATTTGGATTAGAGCAAGGTGAAATGGCTGCTGAACTGGTGACCCGTATTCTAGATAAGCAAGAACCTGCCAAATACATTCCGATCCAGATTAACCGCCAAGGGAGAGGCGTTTATCAACCTGAAGAGTTTGCACGCTGGGGTCTAACTCCGCCGAAGGACTGGTGGCCAATCAAGGATTGA
- a CDS encoding Na+/H+ antiporter NhaC family protein — translation MNLAVYSDSIYSVIPPLLAVLLAITTRRVLLSLGAGIFAGAIMLNHFSPLNTLQYLFGKISGLFWSNGAANSDNINMLVFMLLLGGLISLMTASGATRAFAVWAERKCKDRRSAKALTGLMVFAFFIDDFFHSLSVGAICRPVTDRFQISRAKLAYLLDSTAAPVCVITPISSWGAYIIALIGGILAAHEMTDISAISAFVQMIPMNLYAVFTLLMVLAVIFLPMDIGPMRQHEAWAREGKLWDESKGRPAGLDMEGGETARGTMIDMVLPIAVLTITTLIFMIQTGNAVLTTKGEAFSLIGALENTNVAQSLVYAALCSLAVSIVLSLRLKLSAQTWLSTAPKGVMAMMPAIIILLFAWTIGGVVRDLQTGIYLASLTQGNLPVELLPALVFVLSCLMAFATGTSWGTFGIMLPLAGDIAAASDISLMLPTLSAVLAGAVFGDHASPISSTSILSATGAGSHHIDHVVTQLPYAISAAMGALLGYLAMGLLHSVWAGLAASSVWFVLFCAFNLRQKRWQQEPVEA, via the coding sequence ATGAATTTAGCCGTTTATTCTGACTCGATTTATTCGGTCATCCCACCGCTACTGGCGGTGCTGCTCGCGATTACGACCCGCCGAGTGTTACTCTCTTTAGGCGCAGGCATTTTCGCTGGCGCTATCATGCTTAACCATTTCTCTCCTCTAAACACATTGCAATACCTGTTCGGTAAGATCAGCGGCTTGTTCTGGTCAAATGGTGCTGCCAACAGCGATAACATCAACATGTTGGTGTTCATGCTACTACTAGGTGGGTTGATCAGTTTAATGACCGCATCAGGCGCAACACGCGCTTTTGCAGTATGGGCTGAACGTAAATGTAAAGATCGCCGCAGTGCAAAAGCGCTGACAGGGTTAATGGTATTTGCCTTTTTCATCGATGATTTTTTCCATAGCTTGTCTGTGGGTGCGATTTGCCGCCCAGTGACGGATCGCTTTCAAATCTCGCGCGCGAAACTCGCCTATTTGCTCGACTCTACCGCTGCACCTGTCTGTGTAATTACACCGATTTCCTCTTGGGGTGCTTATATCATCGCCCTGATTGGCGGAATTTTAGCCGCCCACGAAATGACAGATATCAGTGCGATTTCAGCGTTTGTACAGATGATCCCGATGAACCTGTACGCAGTATTTACTTTGCTTATGGTGCTCGCAGTCATTTTCCTGCCGATGGATATTGGCCCAATGCGCCAACATGAAGCATGGGCTCGTGAAGGTAAATTGTGGGATGAAAGCAAAGGCCGCCCTGCGGGCTTAGATATGGAAGGCGGAGAAACCGCACGCGGCACCATGATTGATATGGTTTTGCCCATCGCGGTACTGACCATCACCACCTTGATTTTCATGATCCAAACCGGCAACGCCGTATTAACGACCAAAGGTGAAGCTTTCTCTTTGATTGGCGCTTTGGAAAACACCAATGTGGCTCAGTCGCTGGTTTACGCCGCACTGTGTAGCTTGGCGGTCTCGATTGTTCTGTCACTGCGCTTAAAACTGTCTGCGCAAACATGGTTATCAACCGCACCAAAAGGCGTAATGGCCATGATGCCAGCGATCATCATTTTGCTGTTTGCCTGGACCATTGGCGGTGTGGTGCGCGATCTACAAACTGGCATTTACCTCGCGTCACTAACGCAAGGTAACCTACCGGTTGAACTGCTGCCGGCTTTAGTGTTCGTACTCTCTTGTTTGATGGCCTTTGCCACAGGCACCAGTTGGGGTACTTTCGGCATTATGCTGCCACTCGCGGGCGATATCGCTGCAGCGTCAGACATCAGTTTGATGCTACCAACCCTCTCTGCTGTATTAGCAGGCGCAGTGTTTGGAGATCACGCCTCACCGATTTCCAGCACCAGTATCCTTTCTGCAACCGGTGCAGGTAGCCACCATATTGATCACGTGGTCACTCAACTTCCGTACGCCATCAGTGCCGCGATGGGTGCGTTGCTCGGTTATCTAGCGATGGGTTTACTGCATTCCGTTTGGGCAGGTTTAGCGGCCAGCAGTGTGTGGTTTGTGCTGTTTTGTGCCTTTAACCTACGCCAAAAACGCTGGCAACAAGAACCGGTTGAAGCCTAA